From Bacteroidota bacterium, the proteins below share one genomic window:
- a CDS encoding energy transducer TonB: MKILRSSKSVYTEMIFERKNKQYGAYDLRVNYEARLIRAFLIGCLLAGMAILLPKVMRWVFPSPAHDSPIRLRDGIVFVNPSVYVPPASVPSVLPKSNAGKSSITPPRDPNAFKPVAKEPLPVDPVPVPGPVDPTPGPGPGNPVTGPVGPPTAGLSTLPAPKVFSQASVEVAPDFPGGLDAFYKYFRSKLRYTPQARMEGLSGRFFVQFIVGRDGRIQEITFLKPIGFGMESEIEKVLTNGPKWSPGRYGGESVSTAMVLPVNFSLLAE; encoded by the coding sequence ATGAAAATCCTTCGATCTAGTAAGTCGGTGTACACCGAAATGATTTTTGAACGAAAGAACAAGCAGTATGGCGCGTACGATTTGCGCGTGAATTATGAAGCCCGATTGATCCGTGCGTTTCTGATCGGTTGCCTCCTCGCCGGAATGGCGATCCTTCTTCCCAAAGTGATGCGCTGGGTTTTCCCCAGCCCGGCACACGACAGTCCGATCCGCCTGCGCGACGGAATAGTATTCGTCAATCCGTCCGTCTATGTACCGCCGGCAAGCGTGCCTTCGGTTCTTCCAAAGTCCAATGCCGGGAAGTCTTCCATCACTCCTCCAAGGGATCCAAACGCCTTCAAACCGGTTGCAAAGGAACCTTTACCGGTCGATCCTGTTCCTGTTCCCGGTCCGGTGGATCCCACACCCGGCCCGGGGCCTGGCAATCCGGTCACCGGCCCAGTTGGTCCGCCAACAGCAGGTTTGTCGACCTTGCCGGCCCCGAAGGTCTTTTCCCAGGCGAGTGTGGAAGTCGCACCCGATTTCCCCGGAGGTTTGGATGCGTTTTATAAATACTTCAGAAGCAAATTGCGTTATACACCCCAGGCAAGAATGGAAGGATTATCCGGTCGGTTCTTCGTGCAATTCATCGTAGGTCGCGACGGTCGTATTCAGGAAATCACCTTCCTCAAACCGATCGGCTTTGGAATGGAAAGTGAAATTGAAAAAGTACTCACGAACGGTCCCAAGTGGTCGCCGGGTCGCTACGGAGGCGAAAGCGTCAGCACCGCCATGGTATTGCCGGTGAACTTCAGCTTACTGGCCGAATAG
- a CDS encoding biopolymer transporter ExbD → MNFRRRNRLVGEVYTASLNDIMFFLLLFFLITSTLATPNVLKLLLPSAKSSSQSVKHPLTISVTADLQYAINNTPVPADQLEAAIEQAIKGQPDPTALLKVDKTVQVQNLVDLLDIGNRKKVKMVLATQTSKQQ, encoded by the coding sequence ATGAACTTCCGCAGAAGAAACCGACTCGTCGGCGAAGTGTACACCGCTTCGTTGAACGATATCATGTTCTTTCTCCTGCTCTTCTTCCTGATCACCTCTACGCTGGCAACGCCGAACGTACTGAAGCTCCTGCTTCCGTCGGCCAAGAGCAGCAGCCAGAGCGTCAAGCACCCCTTGACCATTTCGGTGACAGCGGATCTGCAGTATGCCATCAACAATACGCCGGTTCCGGCGGATCAGCTGGAAGCGGCGATCGAACAGGCCATCAAAGGCCAGCCCGACCCGACCGCGCTGCTGAAAGTCGACAAGACCGTCCAGGTTCAGAATCTGGTCGACCTGCTCGATATCGGCAACCGGAAAAAAGTGAAAATGGTGCTTGCCACCCAAACCTCCAAGCAGCAGTAA
- a CDS encoding TonB family protein has translation MATEAGIRSRSILISVLVHGLLFLILLFTVMSTPIPPFPETGGGGGVIVNIGYVDEASGEVQPMSPNTTEDPNLSASVPVPSPDEQFATQEIEESPIAKEKPDPAKTSPKTPRETTPKTQPVKTEPVRVVDSRALYKGPKTGTGNQGTGQGTGDQGDPTGDPNSKYYGKGSGTGGGEGGGDGKGTGGGKGDGFSFDLAGRRMTRKPQVNDRSQETGKVVVEITVDKNGHVTSAIPGGRGSTTTSSYLYRLAKEAAMKAEFSPSPDGADIQKGTMTFIFLVQ, from the coding sequence ATGGCTACGGAAGCCGGCATTCGTTCGCGCTCCATCCTCATTTCCGTACTCGTACACGGGTTGTTGTTTCTCATCCTGTTGTTTACGGTCATGTCGACACCCATTCCTCCTTTTCCTGAAACAGGAGGCGGAGGCGGAGTGATCGTGAACATTGGCTACGTGGACGAAGCGAGTGGAGAAGTGCAACCCATGTCGCCGAATACCACGGAGGATCCCAATCTGTCGGCTTCGGTTCCTGTCCCTTCGCCGGACGAACAGTTCGCGACGCAGGAGATCGAAGAGTCGCCAATTGCCAAAGAGAAACCCGACCCGGCCAAGACCAGTCCCAAGACACCCCGCGAGACGACGCCGAAGACCCAGCCGGTGAAAACGGAACCGGTTCGCGTGGTGGACAGCCGTGCTTTGTATAAAGGTCCGAAGACCGGTACCGGCAACCAGGGTACCGGTCAGGGCACCGGTGATCAGGGCGACCCAACGGGTGATCCGAATTCGAAGTACTACGGCAAGGGCAGTGGTACCGGTGGAGGAGAAGGCGGTGGCGACGGAAAAGGTACCGGCGGTGGTAAGGGCGATGGATTCTCCTTCGACCTCGCAGGCCGTCGCATGACGCGGAAGCCGCAGGTCAACGATCGCTCGCAGGAGACCGGCAAGGTGGTCGTCGAAATTACCGTTGATAAGAATGGACATGTAACCAGCGCCATCCCCGGCGGTCGTGGTTCTACGACCACCAGCTCGTATCTGTATCGCCTGGCGAAAGAGGCCGCCATGAAAGCCGAATTCAGTCCCAGTCCCGACGGAGCCGATATCCAGAAGGGGACCATGACCTTCATCTTCCTCGTACAATAA
- a CDS encoding methionine adenosyltransferase: MSYLFTSESVSEGHPDKIADQISDALIDYFLAYDPKSKVACETLVTTGQVVLAGEVKSEAYLDVQEIAREVIKKIGYTKSEYMFEAASCGILSAIHEQSPDINQGVEKKDPYKQGAGDQGMMFGYACRETDTYMPLPLELAHLLLRELADIRREGKVMKYLRPDAKSQVTIEYSDDHRPIRIDAIVVSTQHDDFDKEKAMQKKIAEDVVSILIPRIMKKLPKRVQALFNDKIKYHVNPTGKFVIGGPHGDTGLTGRKIIVDTYGGKGAHGGGAFSGKDPSKVDRSAAYATRHIAKNLVAAGICDEALVQVAYAIGVADPVGLYINTYGTSKVNMSDGEIARKVARIIDMRPYAIEQRFKLRTPIYLETAAYGHMGRQPKKVTKIFNKGKKNEKRIEVELFPWEKLDKVDALRKEFNLSEKAATRKTAQLELV; the protein is encoded by the coding sequence ATGTCCTATCTCTTCACGTCCGAATCGGTGTCCGAAGGGCACCCTGATAAGATTGCCGACCAGATTTCCGATGCACTGATCGATTATTTTCTGGCGTATGACCCGAAATCGAAAGTCGCCTGTGAAACACTGGTCACGACCGGACAGGTTGTACTTGCCGGTGAGGTGAAGTCGGAAGCATACCTGGATGTCCAGGAGATCGCCCGCGAAGTAATCAAGAAGATCGGCTATACGAAGTCGGAGTACATGTTCGAAGCGGCTTCCTGCGGTATCCTTTCCGCGATCCACGAACAGTCACCCGACATCAACCAAGGTGTTGAAAAGAAGGATCCCTACAAACAAGGCGCCGGTGACCAGGGCATGATGTTCGGTTACGCCTGCCGCGAGACGGATACCTACATGCCGCTTCCGCTGGAGCTGGCTCACCTCCTGCTCCGTGAGCTCGCGGATATCCGCCGCGAAGGCAAGGTCATGAAGTATCTCCGCCCGGACGCCAAGAGCCAGGTAACGATCGAATACAGCGACGACCATCGCCCGATCCGCATCGACGCCATCGTGGTCTCCACCCAGCACGACGACTTCGACAAAGAGAAAGCCATGCAGAAAAAGATCGCGGAGGATGTGGTAAGCATCCTCATTCCGCGCATCATGAAAAAACTGCCGAAGCGTGTGCAAGCCCTGTTCAACGACAAGATCAAATACCACGTCAACCCTACCGGCAAATTCGTCATCGGCGGACCGCACGGTGATACCGGCCTGACCGGCCGCAAGATCATCGTCGATACCTACGGCGGCAAAGGCGCACATGGTGGTGGCGCGTTCTCCGGAAAAGACCCGTCGAAGGTTGACCGTTCCGCGGCCTACGCTACCCGTCACATCGCCAAGAACCTGGTGGCCGCCGGTATCTGCGACGAAGCGCTGGTACAGGTAGCTTACGCGATCGGCGTCGCCGACCCCGTTGGCCTGTACATCAACACCTACGGAACCTCCAAGGTGAACATGTCCGACGGCGAGATCGCCCGGAAAGTCGCCCGGATCATCGACATGCGTCCGTACGCGATTGAGCAGCGTTTCAAACTGCGCACCCCGATCTACCTCGAAACGGCCGCCTATGGACACATGGGACGCCAGCCGAAGAAGGTGACCAAGATCTTCAACAAAGGCAAGAAGAACGAGAAACGCATCGAAGTGGAACTCTTCCCTTGGGAGAAACTCGACAAAGTCGATGCCTTGCGCAAGGAGTTCAACCTTTCCGAAAAGGCTGCAACCCGCAAGACCGCGCAACTCGAACTGGTCTGA
- the gldA gene encoding gliding motility-associated ABC transporter ATP-binding subunit GldA, translating into MSVSVQSISKRYGEQLALDAVSFEIPKGHVVGFLGPNGAGKSTMMKILTGYLPPSAGRAAVCGFDVVDESLEVRRRVGYLPEHNPLYLDLYVREYLEFVAGLYRTGAGQAGRIRAMIEATGLGPEQHKKIGALSKGYRQRVGLAQALLHDPEVLILDEPTSGLDPNQLSEIRSLIKSLGREKTVLLSTHIMQEVEALCDRVIIINKGRIVADDTTDLLRRKAAPEAAIRVSFDRNPTRSQLMQLKGVRDAENMTDTHWRIVPGEGQDVRPELLRYAVENGLTVQSLQVEEQRLEDVFQILTR; encoded by the coding sequence ATGTCGGTCAGTGTACAGTCCATCAGCAAACGATACGGCGAACAGTTGGCGCTGGATGCCGTGAGTTTCGAAATACCGAAAGGGCACGTGGTCGGATTCCTGGGCCCTAACGGTGCCGGTAAATCAACGATGATGAAGATCCTGACCGGCTACCTTCCTCCCTCAGCCGGACGGGCTGCCGTTTGCGGCTTCGATGTTGTCGACGAATCGCTGGAAGTACGCCGGCGCGTGGGCTACCTGCCGGAACACAATCCACTCTATCTCGATCTCTATGTCCGGGAATACCTGGAATTCGTTGCAGGCCTGTATCGGACCGGAGCCGGACAAGCAGGTCGTATCCGTGCCATGATCGAAGCAACCGGTCTCGGACCCGAACAGCATAAAAAAATCGGCGCCTTGTCGAAGGGCTATCGTCAGCGTGTCGGCCTGGCGCAAGCCCTGCTGCATGATCCCGAAGTGCTGATCCTCGACGAACCTACCTCCGGGCTCGACCCCAACCAACTCAGCGAGATCCGGTCCCTGATCAAATCCCTCGGCCGGGAAAAGACCGTTCTACTTTCCACGCACATCATGCAGGAGGTAGAAGCGCTCTGCGACCGCGTCATCATCATCAACAAAGGCCGGATCGTGGCCGATGATACCACCGACTTACTCCGCCGGAAAGCCGCTCCGGAAGCGGCGATCCGGGTGTCGTTCGACCGCAATCCTACGCGCAGCCAATTGATGCAACTGAAAGGCGTCCGGGATGCCGAGAACATGACCGATACCCATTGGCGGATCGTTCCGGGCGAAGGGCAGGATGTTCGACCTGAATTGCTGCGGTACGCGGTCGAAAACGGATTGACGGTCCAATCCTTGCAGGTGGAAGAACAACGGCTGGAGGATGTGTTCCAGATACTCACCCGTTAG
- a CDS encoding GIY-YIG nuclease family protein: MYILYSKKADRFYIGSTAYPVEQRLRKHLTNHRGYTSRFKDWVIAYKELYGTYNEARKREMELKRSKDR; this comes from the coding sequence TTGTATATACTATACAGCAAAAAAGCTGATCGGTTCTATATCGGGAGCACGGCCTATCCTGTTGAGCAGCGGTTGCGCAAACACCTCACGAATCACAGAGGTTATACATCCCGGTTCAAAGATTGGGTTATCGCATACAAGGAGCTTTATGGAACATACAACGAAGCCAGGAAACGGGAAATGGAACTGAAGCGATCGAAAGATCGCTAG
- a CDS encoding D-tyrosyl-tRNA(Tyr) deacylase: MRVLLQRVSEAAVRIDGAITAKIGVGLLVLVGVEEADNETDIDWLSGKIARLRIFPDEQGVMNRSVTEVDGEILVVSQFTLHASTAKGNRPSYIHAARPETAIPRYEQFKAALQRDTGKPIASGTFGADMKVSLINDGPVTIWIDSKVKE, translated from the coding sequence ATGCGCGTATTGCTGCAACGGGTTTCGGAAGCTGCTGTCCGTATCGACGGCGCGATCACGGCGAAGATCGGCGTGGGATTACTCGTACTGGTGGGCGTCGAAGAGGCCGACAATGAAACGGATATCGACTGGTTATCGGGTAAGATAGCCCGACTTCGCATCTTCCCGGACGAGCAGGGTGTGATGAATCGGTCGGTCACCGAGGTGGATGGCGAGATCCTGGTCGTTTCTCAATTCACGCTGCACGCTTCCACAGCCAAAGGAAACCGACCTTCCTACATCCACGCGGCGCGACCGGAAACGGCTATTCCACGCTACGAGCAATTCAAAGCGGCCTTGCAACGCGATACCGGTAAGCCAATCGCCTCCGGCACCTTCGGGGCCGATATGAAAGTAAGTCTCATCAACGACGGCCCCGTTACGATCTGGATCGACAGTAAAGTGAAAGAATGA
- a CDS encoding nucleotide pyrophosphohydrolase — protein sequence MTLSQAQTTVDNWIRTHGVRYFSELTNTAILMEEVGEVARIMARKYGDQSMKPSDEGKELADELADVLFVLVCLANQTGINLEEAFQKNLEKKTARDQDRHKNNPKLNG from the coding sequence ATGACCCTCTCCCAAGCCCAAACCACCGTCGACAACTGGATCCGCACGCATGGTGTACGTTATTTCAGCGAGCTCACGAATACGGCGATACTGATGGAAGAGGTAGGCGAGGTGGCCAGGATCATGGCCCGGAAGTATGGCGATCAATCCATGAAGCCTTCCGACGAGGGAAAAGAGCTGGCGGATGAATTGGCGGATGTGTTGTTCGTGTTGGTTTGCCTGGCGAATCAAACGGGCATTAACCTGGAAGAAGCATTTCAGAAAAACCTGGAGAAAAAGACCGCTCGTGACCAGGATCGCCACAAGAACAATCCCAAGTTGAACGGTTAA
- a CDS encoding MotA/TolQ/ExbB proton channel family protein: MLNGIILQISQSTGSIADSAATASTTVPTLPTPSQSISLWEMAEKGGPILIPIAILSIAALYIFFERYFTIKKNSKIDMNFMNQIRDYVHNGNIDAAKALCKNTNTPVARMIEKGLMRLGKPVKEIEGAIENVAKLEIYKMENNMNVLGTISGIAPMFGFLGTIFGVIKIFYQIALQNSLEINAISGGLYVKMISSAAGLLVGMIAYACYHYLVYMIDRVINKMEINAVQFIDLLEEPVKG; encoded by the coding sequence ATGTTGAACGGAATCATTTTGCAGATCAGCCAATCGACGGGTTCGATCGCCGACTCGGCGGCTACCGCCAGTACGACCGTCCCCACCCTCCCTACGCCGTCTCAGTCAATCTCGCTGTGGGAGATGGCCGAAAAAGGCGGCCCGATCCTGATCCCCATCGCGATCCTGTCGATCGCTGCCTTGTATATCTTCTTCGAACGGTATTTCACCATCAAGAAGAATTCCAAGATCGACATGAACTTCATGAATCAGATCCGCGACTACGTGCACAATGGCAACATCGATGCCGCCAAGGCGCTCTGTAAAAACACCAACACCCCGGTGGCCCGCATGATCGAGAAGGGCCTGATGCGCCTCGGGAAACCGGTGAAGGAGATCGAAGGAGCCATCGAAAACGTGGCCAAGCTCGAAATCTACAAGATGGAGAACAACATGAACGTACTGGGTACCATCTCCGGTATCGCCCCGATGTTCGGATTCCTCGGAACGATTTTTGGTGTGATCAAGATCTTCTATCAGATCGCCCTGCAAAACAGTCTTGAGATCAACGCCATCTCCGGCGGTTTGTATGTGAAGATGATCTCCTCTGCAGCCGGTCTGCTCGTAGGTATGATCGCGTACGCCTGTTATCACTACCTGGTGTACATGATCGACCGTGTCATCAACAAAATGGAGATCAACGCTGTCCAGTTCATCGACCTGCTGGAAGAACCCGTGAAAGGATAA
- a CDS encoding bifunctional folylpolyglutamate synthase/dihydrofolate synthase — protein MTYPEVLDYLYSCLPMFHRVGAVAYKANLDNTHHLMELLDHPEQGFRSVHVAGTNGKGSSSHMLAAVLQAAGYKTGLYTSPHLLDFRERIRVNGGMVPEEVVTGFVQAHRAAFDRIQPSFFEWTVALAFDYFRNEQVDIAIIETGLGGRLDSTNVITPEVALITNIGWDHMNLLGDTLEKIAAEKAGIIKPGVPVIISEGQLETIHVLTSAAQRAGSNSCVADQEYKVEAIGGDGRDLNVSVEREGAVQLHYTIGLPGRYQTKNVAGVLATIYRLREMGWKIPEAAVARGLRDVRSLTGLMGRWQLLKEQPKVIADVGHNLDGIREILLQLEHENHTDLHWVIGVVEDKDLSGILPLLPAAATYYCCKPDLPRGRDAASLCQALREHGLRAEAYPSVALALASAMRSANERDLILIAGSTFVVAEAMKASQIS, from the coding sequence ATGACCTATCCCGAGGTCCTCGACTACCTGTATTCCTGTCTCCCGATGTTTCATCGGGTTGGCGCGGTGGCCTACAAGGCTAACCTGGACAACACACACCACCTGATGGAATTGCTGGACCATCCCGAGCAGGGATTCCGTTCAGTGCACGTGGCAGGAACGAACGGTAAGGGCTCCAGTTCGCATATGCTGGCAGCGGTTCTGCAGGCCGCCGGTTACAAGACCGGTCTGTATACATCGCCGCACTTACTCGACTTTCGTGAGCGCATCCGTGTCAACGGTGGCATGGTTCCGGAGGAGGTGGTGACCGGATTCGTTCAAGCTCACCGCGCCGCTTTCGATCGCATCCAGCCTTCTTTCTTTGAATGGACGGTAGCCCTGGCGTTCGATTATTTCAGGAACGAACAGGTCGACATCGCCATCATCGAGACCGGCTTAGGCGGTCGGTTGGACTCTACCAATGTGATTACTCCGGAAGTGGCACTCATCACCAACATCGGTTGGGACCACATGAATTTGCTGGGTGACACCCTGGAGAAGATCGCGGCGGAAAAGGCCGGTATCATTAAACCGGGAGTGCCGGTGATCATCAGCGAAGGTCAGCTTGAAACCATCCATGTCCTTACATCCGCGGCTCAGCGCGCCGGTTCAAACAGCTGCGTTGCGGATCAGGAGTACAAGGTTGAAGCGATTGGAGGAGATGGGCGCGACCTGAACGTGTCGGTCGAGCGTGAAGGTGCGGTGCAGTTGCATTATACAATCGGATTGCCGGGTCGGTACCAGACCAAGAATGTAGCGGGTGTTTTAGCGACGATCTATCGATTGCGCGAAATGGGCTGGAAGATACCGGAGGCTGCAGTCGCGCGCGGATTACGGGATGTCAGGAGTCTGACCGGTTTGATGGGACGCTGGCAGTTGCTGAAAGAACAACCGAAGGTGATCGCGGATGTAGGTCACAACCTTGATGGCATTCGGGAGATCCTCCTACAATTGGAGCATGAAAATCATACGGACTTACACTGGGTGATCGGTGTGGTTGAAGACAAAGACCTTTCGGGCATTCTACCCTTGTTGCCTGCCGCAGCCACTTACTACTGTTGCAAACCGGACTTGCCCAGAGGACGTGATGCGGCATCCCTGTGCCAGGCACTACGCGAACACGGACTTCGCGCAGAAGCCTATCCAAGCGTAGCCCTGGCCTTAGCCTCCGCCATGCGATCGGCGAACGAGCGGGATCTCATACTCATCGCCGGCAGCACCTTTGTAGTAGCGGAGGCGATGAAGGCAAGTCAAATAAGCTGA
- the rsgA gene encoding ribosome small subunit-dependent GTPase A: MHGLVTKSTGSQYLVRLDSGEELLCRIRGNLRLKGFEATNPLTVGDRVELELKPGDDVGLVTSIGVRKNYIIRKSVKLSRQVQIIAANLDRALVVATPVLPRTSLGFIDRFLATAEAYSIPAGIVWNKTDLYDEDVWAFVHEARDLYESIGYKVYAVSGISGEGLDVLSNDLKGSITLFSGHSGVGKSTLINSLIPGKQLKTAGISRQHQKGMHTTTFAEMHELPEKGYIIDTPGIREFGTIDFDKYEVSHFFPEIFRVGKGCKFNNCIHTNETGCAVLPAVEKGEIALSRYESYHSILMNEDYFR; this comes from the coding sequence GTGCACGGACTTGTAACCAAATCCACCGGCAGCCAGTACCTGGTGCGGCTCGACAGCGGGGAGGAGCTCTTATGCAGGATCCGCGGCAACCTTCGGCTCAAGGGGTTCGAGGCGACCAATCCGCTCACGGTTGGCGACCGGGTCGAATTGGAATTGAAGCCGGGTGACGATGTCGGCCTGGTCACATCGATCGGTGTGCGTAAGAATTACATCATTCGAAAATCGGTCAAACTATCCCGACAGGTTCAAATCATCGCGGCCAATCTCGACCGCGCGCTGGTCGTTGCGACACCGGTCCTTCCACGAACCTCGCTCGGTTTCATCGATCGCTTCCTTGCCACCGCTGAAGCCTATTCGATTCCGGCGGGAATCGTCTGGAACAAGACCGATCTCTACGACGAAGATGTTTGGGCCTTCGTACATGAGGCGCGCGATCTGTACGAATCCATCGGGTACAAGGTGTATGCCGTGTCCGGGATAAGCGGTGAGGGGCTGGATGTGCTGTCAAACGATCTGAAGGGTTCCATCACCTTGTTCTCCGGTCACAGCGGTGTAGGAAAGTCGACCCTGATCAATTCCCTGATCCCGGGCAAGCAATTGAAGACCGCCGGTATTTCCCGTCAACACCAGAAAGGCATGCACACGACCACCTTCGCGGAGATGCACGAGTTGCCGGAGAAAGGCTACATCATCGATACGCCGGGTATCCGCGAGTTCGGTACGATCGACTTCGACAAGTACGAAGTCTCGCATTTTTTCCCGGAGATATTTCGTGTGGGCAAAGGATGCAAGTTCAACAATTGCATCCATACGAATGAAACGGGCTGTGCGGTCTTGCCTGCCGTCGAAAAAGGGGAGATCGCGCTCAGCCGTTACGAGAGCTATCATAGCATTCTGATGAACGAAGACTATTTTCGCTGA
- a CDS encoding alpha/beta hydrolase: protein MRKLLSLVLLSCLAMIAPASSNAQLLVTFPAADSTTVTADWYPVSDEFPTILLCHQNRFSRGEYQETALRLNKFGFNCLAIDQRVGSEVNGVINQTALEAKAKGQQPEFPDAEQDIRAGLDFLYDKYNKPVLILGSSYSASLALKIANGNNKVSGVIVFSPGEYFQDKDFTRNSINGLDKPLFATSSRDESDKVTDLLRDVNSRIKVQYVPKTAGDHGSKVLWSKSSDNQDYWAALMSFLMRMKKMQ from the coding sequence ATGCGAAAACTCCTATCGCTTGTCTTGCTAAGCTGTCTTGCCATGATCGCTCCTGCTTCCAGCAATGCGCAACTGTTGGTGACCTTTCCTGCTGCGGACAGTACGACGGTAACAGCCGACTGGTATCCGGTGAGCGATGAATTTCCGACCATTCTGCTTTGTCACCAGAACCGGTTCAGCCGTGGTGAATACCAGGAAACGGCACTTCGTCTGAACAAATTCGGCTTTAACTGCCTGGCCATCGACCAACGGGTGGGCAGCGAGGTGAATGGCGTGATCAACCAGACCGCTCTGGAGGCGAAAGCAAAAGGCCAGCAACCGGAGTTTCCGGACGCTGAACAAGACATCCGCGCAGGACTCGACTTTCTCTATGACAAATACAACAAGCCCGTCCTGATACTCGGCAGCTCGTATTCGGCTTCGCTTGCGCTTAAAATCGCGAACGGCAACAACAAAGTATCCGGTGTGATCGTTTTCAGTCCGGGCGAGTATTTCCAGGACAAGGATTTCACCCGCAACTCCATCAACGGACTGGACAAGCCGCTCTTCGCGACCTCCTCGCGGGACGAATCCGACAAAGTAACCGACCTCTTGCGCGACGTGAATTCCAGGATCAAAGTACAGTACGTACCGAAAACCGCCGGCGACCATGGATCCAAAGTACTTTGGTCGAAGTCGTCCGACAATCAGGATTACTGGGCAGCGCTCATGAGCTTCCTGATGCGCATGAAAAAAATGCAATAA
- a CDS encoding MFS transporter, protein MSRLISRNVLLLSLISLCTDLASELLYPVMPGYLRSIGFSMALIGLLEGIAEAIAGLSKGYFGHLSDVKGRRLPFVQWGYALSAISKPLFAITVRPVGVFFARTIDRVGKGIRTGARDALLSADASVATKARVFGFHRAMDTIGAVLGPLVALLYLSYHPGAYRHLFLLAFLPGFGAIVLTMFLRERRAQNQAKTVSPVRFLDFTRYWRIADPAYRKLVAALLVFALVNSSDIFLLLRMRESGMSDPAVIGAYCFYNLIYALAAYPLGMVADRFGFRNVLVMGLFLFAGVYAGFAVSSSIEIYMILLAFYGIYAAATESIAKAWITTVCEKKDTATAVGTFTAFQSIATLLSSTLTGILWTVFGPFVAFGTSAMVTILVACYMLSMKSQSISKSH, encoded by the coding sequence ATGTCCAGATTGATATCCAGAAACGTTCTGCTGCTTTCTCTGATAAGCCTGTGTACGGACCTCGCCAGTGAGCTTTTGTATCCTGTCATGCCCGGATACCTGCGTTCGATTGGTTTTTCCATGGCGTTGATCGGATTGCTGGAAGGCATTGCGGAGGCGATAGCAGGTTTGAGTAAAGGTTATTTCGGACATCTGAGCGATGTGAAGGGGCGCAGGCTGCCATTTGTCCAATGGGGTTATGCTTTGAGTGCCATTTCCAAACCTCTGTTTGCGATTACTGTTCGTCCGGTTGGCGTCTTCTTTGCCCGGACCATCGATCGCGTCGGCAAAGGGATACGAACCGGTGCCCGCGACGCATTGCTGTCGGCTGACGCTTCGGTTGCAACAAAGGCTCGTGTGTTCGGATTCCATCGAGCAATGGACACGATCGGTGCGGTACTTGGTCCGCTGGTTGCCTTGCTCTATTTGAGTTATCACCCGGGCGCATATAGACACTTGTTTCTACTTGCGTTTCTGCCTGGTTTTGGGGCTATCGTACTTACCATGTTTCTGCGTGAAAGAAGAGCCCAGAATCAGGCAAAAACGGTTTCGCCGGTTCGGTTCCTTGATTTTACTCGCTATTGGCGAATTGCGGATCCGGCATATCGTAAACTCGTCGCAGCGCTGCTGGTCTTTGCACTCGTCAACAGTTCGGATATTTTTCTTTTGTTGCGGATGCGCGAATCGGGAATGAGCGATCCGGCAGTGATCGGCGCTTATTGCTTCTATAATCTCATTTACGCGCTGGCAGCTTATCCGCTTGGAATGGTCGCTGATCGTTTCGGTTTTCGAAATGTGCTGGTGATGGGTTTGTTTTTGTTTGCAGGAGTGTATGCAGGCTTCGCTGTGAGTTCTTCGATTGAGATTTACATGATTCTTCTCGCCTTCTATGGAATCTATGCCGCGGCAACCGAAAGTATTGCCAAAGCGTGGATAACGACTGTGTGCGAAAAAAAGGACACAGCAACAGCGGTTGGTACATTTACCGCTTTCCAAAGTATCGCGACGCTGTTATCCAGCACGCTGACCGGTATACTCTGGACCGTCTTTGGACCCTTTGTGGCCTTCGGAACCTCCGCCATGGTTACAATTCTTGTCGCCTGTTACATGCTAAGCATGAAATCGCAAAGTATTTCCAAATCCCATTAA